From the genome of Trichosurus vulpecula isolate mTriVul1 chromosome 6, mTriVul1.pri, whole genome shotgun sequence:
ATTGTTTAAAGCTGTGGTCCCCGAACCTATAAAACTTGAGAAGAAAATATAATCTGTCCAATTTAGGTAGTCACAGAAATGGCTTCCATTCTTTTACCCATACTCtcactgcttttaaaaaataggcaATACCATTGAATGCCAAGACCAGTTCTAAATAGTTGGTTATTTTGGTAATTAATATGAAAGCTTTTTGCCTGAAATTTTCTAGTGCACTGAGGGAAACATGGGTTTTGTTTCCTAGAATGAGCATCTGAAATGGTTTCTCTAAAagatctcctttccccttcagtTAGGGCAACATAGACCTGATAAAACTTCCTTTGAAAGGTCAAGTGCCAGTTTTTCTGAAaaccacagagctgccaaatccCTCCCAAGATATTTCATTTGGTTTTGATATCAGGTTTTAAGAGCAGGGGAGAAAGGGTGGTAGAATCACTGATgttgaaaaatggaaaaacccTTTAATggaaattacttgacttttagaaaaaataaagtaagtttgTATTTTAGAGTAATAAAGCATGATGAGAAACTCTGTAAGCGCCAATGCTCTTTGACTCAGTATCTTCTACTGGTGCCTTTATGGCAAATGTCATGATTACAGAGTTATTAAACAATGTAATACTAGCCAAtgctattaaaaattaaattccaaaAGTAGTAGAGAATTTATAATTACCGTGATAAGACTTAAATGTTACAAAATTAGTGCATAATGCACTTTGCTGTTaaattagttttttcttttttaaaaaataattatttatttttacttttcaacattcatttccacaagattttgaattccagattttctccccatctctcccctcatccccaccccaagatggcatgcattctgattatcccttcccccagtctaccctcccttctgtcaccccacaccccctcttatccccttcccccttactttcttgtagggcaagatagatttatataccccattgcctgtatatcttatttcccagttgcatgtaaaaacaatttttaacatttgtttttaaaactttgagttccaaattctctcccttcttccctccccactcaccctcattgagaaggcaagcaattcaacataggttacatgtatcatatgcaaaacacttccataatagtcatgttgtgtaagactaactatatttccctccatcctatccttccctcatttattctgtttcctcctttgaccctgtcccttttcaaaagtgtttgcttttgactaccccctcccccaatcttccctcccttctatcatctccccccaccccccactttaaCCCTTTCCCCgctactttcctatggggtaagatacccaattgagtgtgtttgcTTTTCCCTCCTTAAAACAAATCTAGTGAGGGTAAGGttcaaagctttttcttgcctcttttatgtgagatagtttaccacattctatctctccctttctctttctcacaacatattcctctctcaccttttaattttattttatagatatcatgccttcatattcaactcatcctgtaccctctgactacacacacacacacacacacacacacacacacacacacacacattctcttcaactaccctaatactgagaaaggtctcaggaGTTActaatatcatctttccatgtaggaattaaacagttcaactttaataagtcccttatgatttctctttcctgtttaccttttcatacttctcttgagtcttgaatttgaaagtcaaattttctcttgaactctggtcttttcatcaggaatgcttgaaagtcctttatttcattgaatatctattttttcccctgacgtattatatttagttttgctgagtaggtgattcttagttttaatcctagctcctttgacctctggaatatcgtattcttttttttaaatactgaaaaAGTTAACAGTTtatcataatttattttatttaacaatcTAGGAAGTTCGCAGCCATCAGCAATTCCAGTGCAATTTCAGGTGCAATTGGGAATTCAGGAATCTCTGTAGAGCTGTTAGTGTAGCGAATCTTGTAGGTAAAATACATGCATACTTTTGATAGCACATGTGATGAAATTTCTCTAAAATTAACCTCATTAGTTTCATTTTCATCAAACTGACCCTGGCCACTTAACATGGCTTTTATTGTTCCTGATGTTAAAGCATGCTCCCTTTTCACAATAAATTTATGACCATCAGAAGATATCAATTTCACATACATAGCATCTGGTCCCTCACACCTGCcgtatgttttctcttctccatccattatctccttatgaaattatattttgtttccacaggaatTTTAACAAAACACCTTCTTGTCAGTTCTGCAGCAGCCGCAGCTCGGTCCCCACTCACCGCCACAGCCCCTGCTccccagaatatcgtattctaagcccttcgatctcttaatgtagaagctgctagatcttgtgttatcctggttgtgtttccacagtactcaaattgtttctttctggctgtttgcaatattttcttctagacctgggaactctgaaatttggctacaatatttctaggagttttccttttggaatctctttcatgaggtgattggtggattctttcaatttctattttaccctctggttctagaatatcagggaaattttccttgataatttcttgaaagatgattttcagatagtctattaatttttaaattatctctcttggatctcttttccaggtcagtggtttttccaatgagacatttcacatcgccttgtattttttcattcttttggttgtgttttatcatttcttgatttctcatagagtctttagcttccatttgctccactctaatttttaaggaattattttccccagcgagcttttggacctccttttccatttgtccaattctgctttttaaggcattcttctcctcattggctttttggacctcttttgccatctgggttagtctatttttctaagatattattttcttgaatattttttggggtttcctttagcaaactgttgactagttttttatgattttcttgcatcactcttatttcttttcccaatttttcctctacttctcttacttgattttcagaatcctttttgagctgagaccaattcatatttttcttggaggcttttgatgtaggctctttgcctttgttgtcttcttgttgtatgttttgatcttgtcaccaaagtaagattctatagtctgagttttttaacactgcctgctcattttcccagccaattacttgatttttgagctctttgtcaaggtatgaccatgcttccagagtggagaatgttctgtcccaagcttcagaggttttctgcagctgttttcagagctacttctaggcacctgtgaattttgagttcttctgaggtggtttGATCCAaagagagatgtttactcctctcctggcctgtgctctggtctgttaGTGAcccaagcactcttctctgctctggaactgtgaggacGATTCCCTCTCTACAGccactacaagctctgccacaccagtgctcctcctcacctcagtactgccacccaggactgtgacccagatccaagcagggcaaagcaagagaatcctgcctcagtgctagcaaagagatccctgaagtcctgctctgatcagccacttgatccctcCACCGTCtgtgggactggagctctggaagccgCTGCTGCCACCTCTGCCGCCCCAGGGCTGAGGCCGGACCATGatctctcactcaggtccaatGGAGTCCACTGaccttttatgatgtctttggtgtctgtgggttgagaagtctggaagccaccccagctgccagtgattcagtctgcTGAGGCCTGCTCTAGCCATGTCTGTGATGGTGCAGGCCAGGCTGGACTACGGTTTGCTTCCAGCCTGGCGGCGATAGACCCTTCCTTTGACCTTCCACACTGTCTTGGGCTgcctcactctgtcattttgtgggttctgtagctctagaatttgtttagagtccttttttacaggtatttggatgGATTTGGGTGGGGGacgctcaagcaagtccctgctttttctccatcatcttggctctaccccctctGCTAAATTAGTTTTTAAGAAACTTGCTGGAATTATTTATGTGTTTGTCTTTAGAATAAATATCTTGCATTGCTTAAGAAAACTGTTCATTTCAAAATATCTCTTTTGCTGCTAACCTAGGATTTTGCTCGTGAAGTTATTGAATCTACCCACAAATGCTGGAAAGCCTTGCTTCATAAAAAGTCTGATGGAGGAGATATAAATTGGTAAGAATCTGGTCTAATTGAGTTATATTTTTTATTACTTGTCTTCTTACTCAGTACATGATGGTTATAAGCCCTCCTTCCGCTGTTTTTTGAAAGTCTTATATGCCTGTGATATTGTAAACATTCAGTCAGTTTTTATAATAATGACATCAAGCCTTTTCTTGACGAATAATATAGAATAACTGGTCATTACAAGTGTATGTTCACTTTTATCCGGGGATAATAATTATGACAGtgtctttaggggaaaaaatagaaccaAATTTTCTAACAAATGAGTcactttcaaaaaacaaaatttagggtttttttgtccTTTTAGATAATGACACTTTCAGTATGTTTAATTGAGGATTATGGCAAAGCATTCATTTTCTTACTTAAACAAGGCTTTCCTTTATTATTAGCAAAATCCTGTGAGAAGCATTAGAGGATGCTATATGCACAGAAGGAGGTATCTAAAAATAACTCTAATTCGAGCCCAGgtgaatgtcagctccttgagggcagcacaTTTTGGTTGACTTCCTCCCTACCTGATACGTAGCATGTGCTCCGTCAGTAAGTGTTGATTTGAtcatatcatagaatcatatgaATTAGACAcctaaaagagattttaaagacCATCTCGTCCAAGCCtcttctattttacagaaaagttaAAGTGCCCTGCCCAAAGCCACATGGGGCTGAAGGCTTGACGCACCTAGCCCTCTACTCCAGGActggctgaattgaattgaagtgaattgtATCTAAagctaaaattataattataatatataaattatatatgtatataattataatatataaattataatagtGTCTGTATTTTAAACTATCCTCTTTATAACAAGTGAATGCATGAGTGAATAAAATACACTTAGTTAAAACAATAGGATTGTATTTGTTCCTGCCTGTGGAATGTGCTAAAGTGTTTTCTGTAAAGGTCATCAGCATGTTGTTGAGCTGAGCCAGGTGGAGTAATCTGTTCTCCCCTCTAGCCATTCTTAGTTCTCAGCCTGCAGATTTGGAGAGAGACTATACAGACTTTTTTGGGAGCCTGTTATGATGTTGGCCAGTTCTGGTGTCAGGAAATTCTTCCTTAGAAATCGTGTACACCTCTTGTGCTACATTTATGCTTAtttattctcagtttccttttttccagTTATTAATGGTGACAAAGTATCATTGTATAAGAGCCTTTCATGTACTAGATGAACACGAGACTAAGTTTAGTGCCTTTTTCAAATGCTGTTCCTGAAGAAGTATAATATGGGGCATACATTTATCTTATAAAGTATCTTTGCAATCTTGCCTAAAATAAAGGTATTGAAATTTTAGTTCTACTCAGTTATCATAATTTCATGCTTAGTCCGAGGGTTTGTAGTTATGCAAACTCTTTGGGGTCAGTCTCTTTTGTTTGGTTATctcattaatcattttccttgtttaatatttacatttttatgtttcagTGTTAATGTGCAGGTATATGACAGCCCTTTCTGCTGCAGTAAAGAAGAGGCCAGATGCATAGTACAGTCGGTAAGAGATAGAAGCGTTAGGCATATTTTAGCCTCTTATATATCATGTGGGAGGAATGCAGAGGTTCTGAAAATCCAGCAGTGAACTGAGatgaaatgcagaaaaagccaGGTTTATTCTAAGATATGAGTATAAAAAATAGCATTGAGATCTGCTGAAAACAATAGAAGAACAGTAATCAGATAACCTCCAGCCCTTTTGGGGGAGTCTTAATTGTATTTTCCTGAAGGCTCATTAGCTTGTAGTTGATTTCCTAGGATGCTGTTTCTCTTAATACCAGGTAGCAAGATGAATTGTTATTTGTGTATAATATACTCTCTTCTCAGATGCTCTGTTGCTATGAGTTACCACCCAATGCTAGGACTGAGACTGGCTGCCTTTACTATCTAATCACTGGGGCTGAGCCATTATTTTCCTTGTATTATTATGGAATTGTGtattacaattttattttggtggaagaaaagggaaatatttaagattttaattgttttttctttaacaaaGGCTATTTCTTTCCTATTTGGGTAAAATTCAGATCACAGATTTCTTTTTTAGGCTTTTAAGATAGTCTTGGATTTCTCTATTTCCTGCTGAAATATCGTTCATGGAGaagttaatttattattaatttaaagtTTTATACTTGGAGGATACTCAGCAAACAGATTAATATTCAGATACCCAAGCTATATAATGGCAAAATTagatatttcctttttattttcttttttattcttttagaagCATGTTTATAGGAAATAGAAAAATTCTAGGGTTGAAGATCCTACgtgtaaatttaaaattttctaaaaaCTTAAATACCTCACAAAAGTCTTATTCCTATGTTCTGTCATGGAATCTGGGTGACCATGGTTTCTTGAAGACTATGCTAGTGGAACATAAGCTACTAGATTTTCTAGACTGAAAAAAGATGGCGACGATCATGGATAGTGCCTTTTCACTGTTAGTGTGAGCCCGAACAAGCCCTTTGACCtttttcagccttattttcctcatttgtaaaatgatgaatcataaaagcacctccctcccagggttgttgtgaggatcaaaggacatGACCCAGGTAAAGCACTTGTGTGTGAAGAATCATTTGGTTGTTTcagcctgtaaaatgaagaaatgaagaaaaatataaatagtcCTCATTCTTGTGCAGCGGGTTCCCTCATGCTTCTGCAGTGGCAGTGCCAGGAAAGGGGAGTTGAGGGcgattaataataatatcaagttgttcagtagtgtctgactcttcatgagcccattggggttttcttggcaaagatactggagtggtttgccatttccttctccagctcattttgcagatgaggaaactgaggcaaacagggttaagagacttgtctagggtcacacagcaagtaagtgtctgaggttggtttTGAACTCAACCCTCTATGTCTAGCACTCTGTTGATCTCGGGTCCTCCGTACTGCAGGGtcggtactctatccattgcaccacctagtaagtgtctgaggctggatttgaactcaggaagatgagtgttcctaactccaggcctggcattctatccactgtgccacttagctgcctgctttaaggtttgcagagtgctttatatgtatcatctcatttcatcttcacaacagtcctatAAGGCAGGTGCCCTATATTACATTAGCCCCatattacagaagaaaaaattgagTCTGAGATAGGTCAGgcaacttgttcaaagtcacatagccagtaggtgtttgaggcaggatttgaactcggtccTCTAAGTCTAAcactctgttcactgcaccacctagctgctcaggaATCATGCTCTTCTAAAAAATAtgctaattaaaatttaaaaggtagTAACTTTGGTAAATGTTCTCTGGGACAAAATGTGGAGCTACTTGAAAAGTGATCCAGACCTATGTTCATCTAGTGTATCAGTTCTAGTATGTCAGAATTGGTGTATTAAGTTGTCCTGCAGCATCAGTATTTTTAACCCTATAGTATCTCTTCCCATTTCATCCCTTCAGCATTGAGGTGTCTGAAGGAACTTTATCTGGTTCTTCCTTGTTTCCCATACATTGTGCTTTTTGTCATCATAGAAGTACCTTCATGTTTAATTTGTCTGGTGGTTTCCCCGTGCAACTTAAGACGTTTACGTTATGCATCAAGCCTTACTGGGTTCCTTTAAGTACTATGTCCATATGGAAACAATAAATGCCAAGCCTTACTGCTGCTTGCTTGGCCCAGAAGAAGTAAATTGCTCATTAACCAGTAGTGTCTACATCCCAGCTATACCATCATGACACTGATGTGGGAATGTCCATTGAGGCCAGGGACATGCACAAGTCAGCTGGGTGGTAGGATGGGGAGATTTCCATTTCCACAATTGGCAGGATCAGGATGAGATGTGGAGATGAGGGTTCATGATAAGGAAAATTACTGCTTTCTAAATGTTATTTTAGAACccacaaagaaaggaaacataCTGGACTTGGTACTGAATAAGTGAACAGGAACTGATCCAGGAAGTATCTGTGGGTGAACCGCTGTGCAATACTGATCATAACACAATTAGGCTTCACATTCTTTTAGGAGtgggagaaccagaagaaagccATCATGTGGTTTCCTAATTTTAGAGAAAGGAATTACAACAATGTGGTCTGTTAGGAAAATAATTTGTGCTACCACAGCCATAAAGGCAGCAAAACATGAAGTCCTGTCAGGAAGGCGTTTGGAAATGGCAGAACATGTTATATAGCCTCTGTTGGACTTTTGTAGCCCTTCCTAACCTgggcccttccttcccccctcactaGTCATCTGACACTTACTCTCCCCATACACTCTGATTtggtgaccctggcctccttgctgtatCTCcaaaaagacactccatctcccagcccTAGATGTTTTCGCTGACACCCCTGCCACCTattgattatctcccatttatactctttctttttttccacataGTGTTAGcacattgtctccctcattagattgagTTCTGAAAGTGCGAGGACTATTTTtgcttatctttgtatttccaatgctttagcacaatgcctggcacacagtacaggtgcttaataaatactgattgactTGACTTTTTGCCCTTGGACAAAGTCATGGCCTCTCAGCATGTGGAATCTTTCCTGGTGTTCTTTGATTTTGAGAGAAACCAGCCCTCTGGAGGCAGCTCAGAGGAGAGTGttagcccaaggagaaggaaaagaatcacCCACATGTACACAGGGCTTTGCAGctacaaaatgctttccacataaGAATAGGTGGTTGAACTGTAGGaattgaggaaaggaaagaaaaacaggaagctGAAACAAATGGCTAGAGTGACCAATCATGAGTACTGGTACAGTGAATGCCAAATCCAAGGATACTTTAAACTGGATGACAGAATAGAACCACTGTATATTGTCCTAGGAGTCCAGGATATAATAGCTAGCCAGTGGAAACAGCATTTGGTCTGTAAATGGGATGCATAGTCAAGCTCTCTTCACCTTAACTTCAGCTCTTATGATACTCTCTTAATTTGTCTCTGTCACCAGccctctctcccatccatcctctaTTCTACCTCTGGCATAACATTCTTACGGCTCGGATCTGACCCTATTTTTCCCCCCACTCCACAACCTTccatggctctctattacctgtaggataaaataccaaCTTGAAATCATCAGATATTTCAGGCTTACTATAGTCTTTCTCCGACCAATTTCTTCAGtcttatttcactttatttctcttggcGCAATTGATTTTCCAGCCCAACTGGACTGCTTGAAGTTTTTCAGACTTGATGTACTGTATCCTTTTTCCATGCATTCACTGAGTTGTTGGCTGTTCCCTCCCTTCAGAATCTGTCTCCGttccaggctcagctcaaggTCCTGACCCCCCTCCTCCAATATTCCTAGAATGCTCTGTCTGATACTTTCTTTGCCCATTCAACCCACAGCTTGTATTTTACTCACCTGTATCGGTGTTGTTCACCCCTCCACCCCAACATGCACTCCCTTGAAAAGCAAGGACCATTTTGTGTTTGCCTTGATAAACATTCTCCAGTTGAGCAGAGGAATGTCTTGGCTCCATCACCCCACCACATGTCTTTGGATGGACAGCCTCTGCCTGACTCTGTAGCAGATAAACAGCAGCTCATCCGCAGTCACTTGTTATTCCTGAGTCCCAAAGGGAATTGTATTGTCTTATAACATTTACCTGGGAGCACAGAACCAAGATATCTGGGGAGCCTgtatagtgtagtggaaagagcattggctttagagtcagaagtgttgggttcaaatcctccccaTGCCACTTACTATTcgtgtgatcttaagcaagtcataactcttgaatctcagtttcttcatctttaaaatgcagaAGTTGTGCTGGATGGACATGGAGCACCCTCCtgtgtctatatctatgatcGTTAGAACCCTTGCTTATCTAGTACAGGATTTGCCCTCCTGATCTGACATTGATTACCTTGTTGGTtgtattttctttggttttcttgacCTAGGACTCtgctctttcatatttttttctgtatttaattataatttagaATACAAACGCACAGATTTGTGGGTCCAGTGATGGACTGAttttcagatttctctgaaagtATTCTTATCAGTTCTAAACATTTGCTAACTTCATTATTCTTCAACTGTTTGTAAAGTAATCATGTTTTATCACCCTTTATCCTCTCTTTTACAGATAGAATTTTTCCCTTTCCAACTAATACTATTATGGTTCTGTATAACAGAAGGCCCATCCTAGTGCTACTCTGCTAATGTGGATGTAACAAATTCTGTTCCAGTGTGAATTCTTGAGTAACACATGCATTGCCAAGGCCATTTATACATATTTGTCTGTTTAATCAAgccaattaatcaattaacacatgtgtttattaagtaccaagCACTGTGGCAGGTTCTGGCCGTACAAACACAGAGAAGGGAACTGCCTCCCTACAAGGCGCCTTTGTCATGGCATTTACGTCTCTTACAGAATGTGAATCCCCACATGATATTAATAATTTTTCCAAAAAAATGGAAGTACTTTTGGAAATGTTATAATAGTGCCATTCATAGTATTATGGTTTTTAGAGGTAGAAAAGAGATCAACTAATCCTCTTTCAGGATTTTATAAATCACTCGTTATTTTTGGTAAAGAGTGTACCTTGTTATTGGTATTTCAGAGTCAATAAAACGGTAGGTTTCCAGTAACCTTTGAGTAGAGACAAATAAGTGCTTCTGGGTTCCTTTGTCAAGGCCTTTAACCTCGCAGTTTAACAAATTGCCAAAGCATCTGCAAAACACTCACTGAATGACCAGCTTTGTTTAGTTTATATGTCATTTTGCAGTCTCAAACATACCGacacaatatttttaaaacacgaagttttattaaaaacaaacttaTATTCATATGGCTTTAGAAGGTGGATATTTAACCCTCTGTACTTTCAGATActactttttaatataattaattaatttatttttagttttcaacattcacttccctaagattttgagtttttaattttctccccctccctccccaagatggcctgcaatctgatataggctgtacatatacattcgtgttaaacatattttcacattagtcatgatgtaaagaacaGTTAGAGGCAAtgggaggaatcatgagaaagaagaaacagaacaataaaagaaatagagagcaaaccGTTTGCTTCCATGtacattcagactccaagtccatctgcattcagactccaaacaGATACTACTTTTTTGAAAGAGGCAGAATATCCCCTTTTCCACAATTTTCTTACACCTCTCCCCTTCCGCATTTGTTATTATCTACAAATATCCATTATACCTCATTTGGTAGTAGgggatgaacaaatgaaaaactcACCTGAACAATAAAGTAAATTGAAGACTGCAAAACcgtaatttttggaggggggatggcagggcaattggggttaagtgacttgcccaaggttacacagctagtaagtgtcaagtgtctgagacaggatttgaactcaggtcctcctgactccagggccagtgctctactcactgcaccacctagctgccctgactgcAAAACCATAATGACCAAACTTCATCCTAAAGGAGAGATACTAGAAGATACCTTCTCTtgcttctttgaagaggtgggacTCTAGGTGTGGAACATTGAATAAAATATCAGACATTTTTGTTACAATTCTTAATTTTACtctacttttttctccttcctttttattttttcttaatgggGGTTGTTTTTTAGGCATGGGAAGGGCTTATAAAAAGATGACATTACTAAAATTTAAAACACAAGAACCCGTATACTATATTCCTTCTCTAGACTCTAGCATTAGGCTTACATTTTTATGAAAGATTTGACTGTgacaaaagttttattttcttaaagtagAATTTTACCTGTAGTTATGTTTGTGCAGGTACACCTAaagctttcatttttaatttaggaattctttggggggagggagaagcaaaaacaatttcataaaagaggaaacaaagaccCACATATCAGTTTCATCCCCCGGtgaattgggggaaggggcataAAATGTTTTTGACGTATTTTTGAGGTATTTTTGTGGAAAAGTTGGCTCAgatgcattttttcttttgtttcatgaaGTTGATACTGCTTCTTTTCAAAACTTCAAACTTTAAAACTCAAAACTGACCCACTGAAGAGGTGCCTTTGATATGAAGAAGCCCGGCATGAATCCACATGCAGTTCACATTGGtgctctctatttttcttttcctttagctTACACTGGCTTTGTGAAGTTCCATGTGAATTACTGTGCACCATTCACATGGGGCCCCAGCCTTGGGTTACTCATAGGTGCTGTAGTTGGGTTTCTCTTTAAGGAAGTGTTTCCGTAGAGCCAACTCTTCATTAGTCAGAAGTGGATTATCTAGACTGGATTATTCAGCTGCTTTGATTattgcaatggatagaacacagtATGATGGTTTTGCTGAGTGATGATGGCCGAGGGATCTGTTGTCTGATACTGGGAGCACATGGAAACCAACCAAGGAACATGCTTATGCTTCTTCTTGGCCACGTGCTTTGGGAGCCATTTGAAGAGCACCCTCTCCTGGAAAGAGTGGATGGGGTTTAATGTTTTCTGGG
Proteins encoded in this window:
- the LOC118853049 gene encoding elongin-C-like, whose amino-acid sequence is MDGEEKTYGRCEGPDAMYVKLISSDGHKFIVKREHALTSGTIKAMLSGQGQFDENETNEVNFREISSHVLSKVCMYFTYKIRYTNSSTEIPEFPIAPEIALELLMAANFLDC